The following proteins are co-located in the Phycisphaerae bacterium genome:
- the yacG gene encoding DNA gyrase inhibitor YacG, with protein MESRCPICEKQVCKPSEAKNHTDNIGFFPFCSERCKLVDLSRWFQSEYIISSPIQEQEKDNDNNSENMLE; from the coding sequence ATGGAAAGTCGATGTCCAATATGCGAAAAACAGGTTTGCAAACCCTCAGAGGCGAAGAATCATACTGACAATATCGGTTTTTTTCCATTCTGCTCGGAAAGATGCAAACTTGTCGACCTGAGCCGATGGTTCCAGAGCGAATATATTATATCTTCACCGATTCAGGAGCAGGAAAAGGACAATGATAACAATTCCGAAAATATGCTGGAATAA
- a CDS encoding nucleoside-diphosphate sugar epimerase/dehydratase gives MAEENHNIQIPQDTEEQSTGKVLPVGIMRFRRQVIILSHITIFAASLMMAFLLVNNMQFRAEWLVQQYPKLLLCFLVVKIIVFGLFGQYQGWWRFVSISDLLAIVKASLVSTLILAVMWFSLLMAETIRIRLNELTTISQALFILDMFATIVFLGGLRMAVRLYHEEFRTEQSGKLKKFLIIGAGNAGESLLRELHRMSVEQYDVVGFIDDDPAKQGVNIHGVPVLGRVEELPEICKGKGIEEIAIAMPSATAKQMRRVVQICEGAKVRFRTVPSVADIASGKYRVSQIRNVDINDLLGRQAVQLELDIVEQFLKNKVILVTGAGGSIGSEMCRQVCNFGPKLLLLVEQAENALFFIERELRKSFPQVAMESLICDIADKKRVEQIFEWFKPDVVIHAAAHKHVPLMELNPGEAIKNNVVGTRTVADTADKYGADSFVMISTDKAVNPTSIMGSSKRVAELYIQDLDRTSKTHFVTVRFGNVLGSNGSVVPIFKNQIAAGGPVTVTHPEMRRYFMTIPEASQLVLQAASMGKGGEIFVLDMGEPVKIVDLAKELITLSGFRPGEDIEIVFTGTRPGEKLFEELSVKGEDMVPTRHSKISIWQKSAPVSREVLCEKISGLVATADTQDYKQIVAVLKQLVPEFIGDKVNGVK, from the coding sequence ATGGCCGAAGAAAATCATAACATTCAAATTCCTCAGGATACTGAAGAGCAAAGTACCGGTAAAGTACTGCCTGTTGGGATAATGCGGTTTCGCAGACAGGTGATAATACTTTCTCATATTACAATTTTTGCTGCAAGTCTGATGATGGCGTTTCTGCTTGTCAATAATATGCAGTTCCGTGCTGAATGGCTGGTTCAGCAATATCCCAAACTTTTGCTGTGTTTCCTCGTAGTCAAGATTATTGTTTTTGGTCTTTTTGGGCAATATCAGGGCTGGTGGCGTTTTGTAAGTATTTCTGACCTGCTGGCGATTGTAAAGGCTTCTTTGGTCAGTACGCTGATTCTGGCTGTTATGTGGTTTAGTCTTCTGATGGCCGAAACGATTAGAATACGATTAAACGAATTGACTACTATCAGCCAGGCTCTTTTCATACTTGATATGTTTGCGACTATTGTCTTTCTCGGCGGTCTGCGAATGGCTGTAAGGCTCTATCACGAGGAGTTTCGTACGGAACAAAGCGGCAAGCTGAAAAAATTTCTGATTATAGGCGCTGGAAATGCCGGCGAATCGCTGCTTCGCGAACTGCATCGCATGTCGGTCGAACAGTATGATGTTGTCGGTTTTATCGACGATGACCCGGCAAAGCAGGGCGTTAATATTCATGGTGTTCCTGTTCTCGGCAGGGTAGAGGAGCTGCCGGAAATATGTAAAGGAAAAGGCATAGAGGAAATCGCAATAGCAATGCCGAGCGCTACCGCCAAACAGATGCGGAGGGTAGTGCAGATTTGCGAAGGTGCAAAGGTTCGTTTCAGAACTGTTCCGTCCGTTGCGGATATCGCCAGCGGCAAATACAGGGTTTCGCAGATTAGAAACGTGGATATAAACGACTTGCTGGGACGACAGGCTGTTCAGCTTGAGCTTGACATTGTTGAACAATTTCTTAAGAACAAGGTGATACTTGTTACCGGCGCCGGCGGCTCAATCGGCTCGGAAATGTGCAGACAGGTTTGTAATTTCGGTCCAAAACTTTTATTACTTGTCGAGCAGGCTGAAAACGCGTTGTTTTTTATAGAAAGAGAACTTCGCAAAAGTTTCCCGCAGGTTGCGATGGAATCGCTTATATGCGATATTGCCGACAAGAAGCGGGTCGAACAGATTTTCGAATGGTTTAAACCTGATGTTGTTATTCATGCCGCCGCCCATAAACATGTGCCGCTGATGGAACTTAATCCGGGCGAAGCGATTAAAAATAATGTTGTCGGAACAAGAACAGTCGCTGATACGGCGGATAAATACGGAGCCGACAGCTTTGTAATGATAAGTACCGACAAGGCCGTAAACCCGACAAGCATTATGGGTTCGTCCAAACGCGTCGCCGAGTTGTATATTCAGGACCTCGACAGAACAAGTAAAACACATTTTGTGACTGTAAGGTTTGGAAATGTTCTCGGCTCGAATGGTTCTGTTGTGCCGATATTCAAGAATCAGATTGCTGCCGGCGGGCCTGTTACGGTAACACATCCGGAAATGAGAAGATATTTTATGACAATACCGGAAGCCTCCCAGCTTGTACTTCAGGCCGCTTCGATGGGTAAAGGCGGCGAAATATTTGTGCTCGATATGGGCGAGCCGGTTAAAATTGTCGACCTTGCCAAGGAACTTATAACGCTAAGCGGTTTTCGGCCCGGCGAAGATATAGAAATTGTTTTTACAGGTACCAGGCCCGGTGAAAAGCTTTTCGAGGAACTGTCGGTAAAAGGCGAGGATATGGTTCCGACCAGACATTCCAAAATAAGTATTTGGCAGAAGAGTGCCCCTGTAAGCAGGGAAGTGCTTTGTGAAAAAATCAGCGGTCTTGTTGCGACAGCCGATACGCAGGATTATAAACAAATCGTTGCTGTTTTAAAACAGCTTGTGCCGGAATTTATCGGCGACAAGGTAAATGGTGTTAAATAA
- the mutL gene encoding DNA mismatch repair endonuclease MutL → MGQIKVLDQNTVNMIAAGEVIERPASVVKELVENSLDAGATEITVHIEDGGKKLIRVIDNGCGMDSADLSIAFEAHATSKLKTSADLLNISTMGFRGEALASIASVAKVTVISKTQDSKEANKIEIDCGVKEEIRPCSANPGTTIEVRNLFYKLPARRKFLRTANTEITHIIEQFARIALAHTNISMSLFHNDRELYRLPGGLGIRGRIGSLFSAELADSLLQLHSTEKNLEVSALLCRPENGRANTKFQYFFLNGRFIRDKFLSHAVREAYRGMIEPDKCPVVFLFFEMPPQDFDVNVHPTKIEVRFDNSNLIYSQVLGLIREKLLSIDLDTKAKLPKTDNISSSGQNQQTQQIYGEPAESITEAIAGFFSRNKTPGTSQRQFDFSKVTKRSDFAAAQQREDFYDKNSSQASASMEYLQIHDSYIIAPTQDGFLIIDQHALHERIMYEDLCRRLACDEAAKLQSQKLLIPETFEMNPARQETLNSAAVLLDRLGIVVEPFGPGLWAVQSFPTLLGKVKPVDFVIDLLDILDDAASGRLDAERLLHKVLEMAACKAAVKAGQKLNQVEIRQLLADKEAIERASRCPHGRPTAIRFSLTELKKQFKRT, encoded by the coding sequence ATGGGCCAGATAAAAGTACTTGACCAGAATACGGTTAATATGATTGCCGCCGGCGAGGTTATAGAAAGACCCGCCAGCGTCGTCAAAGAACTTGTCGAAAACAGTCTCGACGCAGGCGCAACTGAAATTACCGTTCATATAGAGGACGGCGGGAAAAAACTTATCCGCGTAATAGATAACGGCTGCGGAATGGACAGTGCCGACCTTTCCATCGCATTTGAGGCTCACGCTACAAGCAAACTTAAAACCAGCGCTGATTTACTTAATATTTCCACTATGGGCTTTCGCGGCGAGGCACTTGCGAGCATTGCTTCAGTTGCCAAAGTAACTGTTATAAGCAAAACGCAAGATTCAAAAGAAGCGAATAAGATTGAAATCGATTGCGGCGTTAAAGAGGAAATTCGGCCCTGCAGCGCAAATCCCGGCACAACCATAGAAGTGCGGAATTTGTTTTACAAACTTCCCGCCAGGAGAAAATTTCTTCGAACCGCGAATACTGAAATAACGCATATTATTGAGCAGTTTGCCAGAATCGCTCTTGCTCATACTAATATTTCAATGAGTTTGTTTCATAACGACAGGGAGCTTTACAGGTTGCCCGGCGGGCTGGGCATAAGGGGACGGATTGGAAGTTTGTTTTCTGCCGAACTTGCCGACTCTTTGCTCCAGCTTCACAGTACAGAAAAAAATCTTGAGGTTTCCGCGCTGCTTTGCAGACCTGAAAACGGCAGGGCGAATACGAAATTTCAATACTTTTTTCTCAACGGCAGATTCATTCGCGACAAATTTCTTTCACATGCGGTCAGGGAAGCATATCGCGGAATGATTGAGCCGGATAAATGTCCTGTGGTTTTCCTGTTTTTCGAGATGCCGCCTCAGGATTTTGATGTAAACGTTCATCCCACGAAAATAGAAGTCAGATTCGACAACTCAAATCTGATTTATTCGCAGGTGCTCGGCCTTATACGGGAAAAATTGTTGTCAATAGACCTTGACACAAAGGCGAAATTGCCAAAGACAGATAACATTTCCTCATCAGGCCAGAATCAGCAAACGCAACAGATTTATGGTGAGCCTGCTGAATCCATTACGGAAGCAATAGCGGGATTTTTCAGCCGGAACAAAACTCCGGGGACTTCTCAGCGGCAGTTTGATTTTTCAAAAGTCACAAAGAGAAGCGATTTTGCCGCCGCCCAGCAGCGGGAGGATTTCTACGATAAAAATTCTTCGCAGGCTTCGGCTTCGATGGAGTATCTTCAGATTCACGACAGCTATATAATAGCTCCGACACAGGATGGTTTTTTGATTATCGACCAGCACGCGCTTCATGAACGGATAATGTACGAGGACCTGTGCAGACGGCTGGCTTGCGACGAGGCCGCCAAACTGCAGTCGCAAAAACTTCTTATACCGGAAACATTCGAAATGAATCCCGCCCGTCAGGAGACGCTGAACAGTGCCGCAGTGCTTCTTGACCGGCTTGGCATAGTCGTTGAACCGTTCGGGCCTGGATTATGGGCGGTACAATCTTTTCCCACTCTGCTGGGCAAGGTAAAACCAGTGGATTTTGTAATAGACCTTCTCGATATTCTCGACGATGCGGCATCGGGCAGGCTCGATGCCGAAAGGCTTCTGCATAAGGTGCTCGAAATGGCAGCCTGCAAGGCGGCTGTCAAGGCTGGACAAAAATTAAATCAGGTTGAGATACGCCAGTTATTAGCCGATAAAGAAGCTATTGAACGCGCCAGCCGATGCCCGCATGGCAGACCTACAGCTATAAGATTTTCGCTGACAGAGCTCAAGAAACAATTCAAGAGAACGTAA
- the xerC gene encoding tyrosine recombinase XerC codes for MEIKKMENCAIIHEFLDYLKFEKHFSEHTAKCYNADLEQFCQHLSGIQPASDWSNAERGGVATQTETKIEQLLLSLTTDNVRAYMVVLNDKQYSKSTTARKLATLRSFYKFLVKRGHLTNNPVTAVRTPKQDKKLPKFLEYDQIKKLLDTPPSDSWLGARDRAIMETLYGTGVRVSELVALNIEDVDFLGEVIHVRGKGKKERISPIGSSALQSIQHYMEFRNRRAQSNGNFDSKVLFVNKHGKRLSTRSVRRKMDKYLKMAGLDPAISPHTLRHSFATHMLNNGADLRSVQELLGHQSLSTTQIYTHLTTKKLKEVYDGAHPRDEQTEKSDNS; via the coding sequence AATTCGAAAAACACTTCTCCGAGCATACTGCCAAATGCTACAATGCAGACCTCGAACAGTTCTGCCAGCATCTTTCCGGCATCCAGCCTGCATCGGACTGGTCGAATGCGGAACGAGGAGGTGTCGCCACACAGACTGAGACGAAAATCGAACAGCTTCTTTTGTCTCTGACCACAGATAATGTCAGAGCCTACATGGTTGTTCTGAACGATAAACAATATTCCAAGTCCACAACGGCAAGGAAACTGGCAACGCTGAGAAGCTTTTATAAGTTCCTTGTAAAAAGAGGACATCTTACCAATAATCCAGTTACAGCAGTCAGGACACCGAAGCAGGATAAAAAACTGCCGAAGTTTCTTGAATACGACCAGATTAAAAAGCTTCTTGATACTCCGCCAAGCGATAGCTGGCTGGGAGCAAGGGACCGTGCGATTATGGAAACGCTTTACGGCACCGGCGTCAGGGTAAGCGAACTGGTCGCTTTGAATATTGAAGATGTGGACTTCCTCGGCGAGGTTATTCATGTACGGGGCAAGGGCAAAAAGGAAAGAATAAGCCCGATTGGCTCATCGGCGCTGCAGTCAATACAGCATTATATGGAATTCCGCAACAGACGCGCCCAGAGCAACGGCAATTTCGATTCGAAAGTTCTGTTCGTCAACAAACACGGCAAAAGACTGAGCACAAGAAGCGTTCGCAGAAAAATGGACAAGTATCTGAAGATGGCAGGACTGGACCCTGCAATCAGCCCGCATACCCTGAGGCATAGTTTCGCGACACATATGCTCAATAACGGAGCTGATTTGAGAAGCGTTCAGGAACTCTTAGGCCATCAATCGCTGTCAACAACACAGATTTATACACACCTTACAACCAAGAAACTTAAAGAGGTCTATGACGGCGCTCATCCCCGCGATGAACAAACAGAAAAAAGCGATAACAGCTAA
- a CDS encoding TraR/DksA C4-type zinc finger protein yields MKKKLPSDKSSQKKISKKKSAPVYAKTSEYLTAEEVKYYQQLLIEKMQEIVGDVNSIEDEALKKSRLDASGDLSSMPIHMADIGTDNYEQEFALNLIDSERKILREITEALQRIEEETYGICEVTGRGISKARLEARPWARYCIEYARLVEKGIIRQGDPIPEHVEID; encoded by the coding sequence ATGAAAAAAAAATTACCTTCAGATAAAAGCTCACAGAAGAAGATCTCTAAAAAGAAGAGCGCTCCTGTCTATGCAAAAACAAGCGAATATCTTACCGCTGAAGAAGTAAAATATTATCAGCAGCTTCTCATCGAAAAGATGCAGGAGATTGTCGGCGATGTCAATTCCATTGAGGACGAAGCGCTGAAAAAATCACGTCTTGACGCGTCAGGCGACCTTTCGAGTATGCCTATACATATGGCTGATATTGGAACAGACAATTATGAGCAGGAATTCGCCCTTAATCTGATTGACAGTGAAAGAAAAATTTTACGGGAGATTACCGAAGCCCTGCAGCGAATCGAGGAAGAAACGTATGGTATCTGCGAGGTTACCGGAAGGGGCATATCAAAGGCCAGGCTTGAGGCCAGACCATGGGCCAGATACTGTATAGAATATGCCCGGCTGGTTGAAAAAGGTATCATAAGACAGGGCGACCCCATCCCGGAACACGTTGAAATCGATTGA